In Candidatus Scalindua japonica, a single genomic region encodes these proteins:
- a CDS encoding radical SAM protein — protein MIHEALFYQSEDHKRVSCHLCPHRCVIADGKFGYCGIRKNVKGKLFSMIYGSISSACADAIEKKPLYHFFPGSHTFSIGSLGCNMRCGHCQNWQIAHSRIDNSDRKMSYVSPEELVDLSLENKCKGISWTYNEPTIWIEYALDCAKLAKEKGLYTVFVTNGYIEPDALDAIGPFLDAYRVDIKGFDSYTVEDYSGADIRVSDDLEDSRHCFYRDVTGIKSIRPILDAAIRAKTKWNMHVEIITNIVPGYNDSPEELHEIAGWIIQNLGDETPWHVSRFHPYLELSHVPSTPVSTLELAREIGVEKGLKYVYIGNVPGHEWENTYCHNCGKMLIERAGFSVREFKIRDGMCTNCNTRIPIVGGFG, from the coding sequence TACTGTGGAATAAGGAAAAATGTAAAAGGTAAACTTTTCTCAATGATTTATGGTAGCATATCATCGGCATGTGCAGATGCAATCGAAAAAAAACCCTTATACCATTTCTTTCCCGGCAGCCATACATTTTCGATTGGCTCTCTTGGGTGCAATATGCGATGTGGTCATTGTCAAAATTGGCAGATTGCCCATTCACGTATTGATAATAGTGACAGGAAAATGTCATATGTTTCTCCGGAAGAGCTTGTAGATCTTTCATTAGAAAATAAATGTAAAGGGATTTCATGGACTTATAATGAGCCGACAATATGGATTGAGTATGCATTAGATTGTGCAAAATTAGCGAAGGAAAAAGGGTTATACACAGTTTTTGTGACAAACGGTTACATAGAACCAGACGCATTAGATGCAATAGGACCGTTTTTAGACGCATACAGAGTTGATATAAAGGGTTTTGACAGTTACACGGTTGAAGATTATTCTGGAGCTGACATCAGAGTGAGTGATGATTTGGAGGATTCAAGGCACTGTTTTTATAGAGACGTTACAGGTATAAAGAGTATAAGGCCAATTTTAGATGCGGCAATCAGGGCAAAAACAAAATGGAATATGCATGTGGAAATTATAACCAATATAGTGCCGGGTTATAATGATAGTCCTGAAGAGTTACATGAAATTGCCGGATGGATTATACAGAATCTTGGAGATGAGACACCATGGCATGTAAGCAGGTTTCATCCATATCTTGAGTTGTCACATGTGCCATCTACACCGGTTTCTACTTTAGAATTAGCCAGGGAGATAGGAGTTGAAAAAGGTCTCAAATATGTTTACATAGGAAATGTTCCCGGACACGAATGGGAAAACACCTATTGCCATAACTGTGGAAAGATGCTTATTGAAAGGGCAGGGTTCAGTGTCAGGGAATTTAAAATAAGGGATGGAATGTGTACAAACTGTAATACCAGGATCCCGATTGTTGGAGGTTTTGGATAG
- a CDS encoding SAM hydrolase/SAM-dependent halogenase family protein, producing MPKRKSTITLITDFGLQDGYVGVMKGVMVNINPSVSIIDISNTISAQDIFQAACVLNHSYNYFPKGTIHVVVVDPGVGSDRKILCLKTEDYLFLAPDNGVLSFIIAKEESPSIREITNDKFFLSKLSNTFHGRDIFAPVAAQLSKGVNYKELGDRIDKINEISLPKPILSPTGKLTAEIIYVDSFGNLITNVNKEVIDMMKIGEERVSITMGRRRINGICSSYTDVGDNEALAIFGSSGYLEISVNRGSAGDILKLKKGDKLVLGN from the coding sequence ATGCCTAAAAGAAAATCAACCATAACGTTAATTACCGATTTCGGTTTACAGGATGGATATGTGGGTGTTATGAAGGGAGTCATGGTCAACATCAACCCATCGGTAAGTATAATTGATATCAGTAATACAATAAGCGCCCAGGATATTTTCCAGGCGGCTTGTGTACTCAATCATTCATATAATTATTTTCCTAAGGGAACGATCCACGTGGTGGTTGTTGACCCGGGAGTAGGAAGTGACAGAAAAATTCTTTGTTTAAAAACAGAGGATTATCTTTTTCTTGCACCTGATAACGGAGTACTCTCATTTATTATTGCAAAGGAGGAGTCTCCGTCTATTAGAGAAATTACTAACGATAAGTTTTTTTTGTCGAAACTTAGTAATACATTTCATGGACGTGATATATTCGCCCCTGTAGCCGCTCAACTATCCAAAGGTGTTAACTATAAGGAGCTTGGTGACAGAATTGACAAGATAAACGAAATCAGCCTGCCAAAACCGATTCTTTCTCCCACTGGGAAGTTAACGGCCGAAATTATATACGTGGATAGCTTTGGTAATCTTATTACGAATGTCAATAAGGAGGTTATTGACATGATGAAGATTGGGGAGGAAAGGGTGTCAATTACTATGGGAAGGAGGAGGATTAACGGTATCTGTAGTTCATATACAGACGTGGGAGACAACGAGGCATTGGCAATATTTGGAAGCTCCGGTTATCTGGAAATTTCGGTAAATCGAGGCAGTGCCGGAGATATCTTAAAATTAAAAAAAGGTGATAAGCTGGTTTTAGGAAATTAA